In Nonomuraea sp. NBC_00507, the following are encoded in one genomic region:
- a CDS encoding ABC transporter substrate-binding protein — protein MRRLLPSLVCLVLAVAACGGSPGGSGGDGPIKVGLIVSLTGNYTPLGSEDKKAVELAVEQVNAQGGLLGRTVELVTRDDKTAPDQGIVAYNQIKGEIDALIGPVFSNSALAVEPLAQRDKMPYLSLAPAQEQVEPIKSYIFVTPALSSMYAERYLQYIQAQGIKTIAVAWDSKSAYSVSGHKSMVALAPKYNVTIAVDEPYETTNSDFSAVFQHVRDSAAEALVFWGSGAPGVTAAKQYVASGLKTPLFLTASQASKLWLEPMGRDAEGMTVQSAIGVVGDHLPAGKQKQIIDQMAKPYQQKHGYPPPQFAQDGYSASLLLFEAIRKAGSTDKTKIQQALESMDLITPNGRFRYSPTDHSGLSPEFISVNTVKNGQFVPTDWAKEQLTKTVTAAG, from the coding sequence ATGCGCAGGCTTCTACCGTCTCTGGTGTGTCTCGTGCTGGCCGTGGCCGCGTGCGGCGGTAGTCCCGGCGGGTCAGGTGGTGACGGCCCCATCAAGGTCGGCCTCATCGTCTCCCTGACCGGCAACTACACGCCGCTCGGCAGCGAGGACAAGAAGGCCGTGGAGCTGGCGGTCGAGCAGGTCAACGCCCAGGGCGGCTTACTGGGCCGCACCGTCGAGCTGGTCACCCGGGACGACAAGACCGCTCCCGACCAGGGCATCGTGGCCTACAACCAGATCAAGGGCGAGATCGACGCGCTGATCGGCCCGGTGTTCTCCAACTCGGCGCTCGCGGTGGAGCCGCTCGCGCAGCGGGACAAGATGCCGTACCTGTCGCTGGCGCCCGCGCAGGAGCAGGTCGAGCCGATCAAGTCGTACATCTTCGTCACGCCCGCCCTGTCCAGCATGTACGCCGAGCGCTACCTGCAGTACATCCAGGCCCAGGGCATCAAGACGATCGCGGTGGCCTGGGACTCCAAGAGCGCGTACTCGGTCTCCGGCCACAAGTCCATGGTGGCGCTCGCGCCGAAGTACAACGTGACGATCGCCGTGGACGAGCCGTACGAGACCACGAACTCCGACTTCAGCGCGGTGTTCCAGCACGTGCGCGACTCCGCCGCCGAGGCGCTGGTGTTCTGGGGCTCGGGCGCGCCCGGCGTGACGGCCGCCAAGCAGTACGTCGCCTCGGGGCTCAAGACGCCGCTGTTCCTGACCGCGTCCCAGGCCAGCAAGTTGTGGCTGGAGCCGATGGGCCGCGACGCCGAGGGCATGACCGTGCAGAGCGCCATCGGCGTCGTCGGGGACCATCTGCCGGCCGGCAAGCAGAAGCAGATCATCGACCAGATGGCCAAGCCGTACCAGCAGAAGCACGGCTACCCGCCGCCGCAGTTCGCGCAGGACGGCTACAGCGCGAGCCTGCTGCTGTTCGAGGCGATCAGGAAGGCCGGCAGCACCGACAAGACCAAGATCCAGCAGGCGCTGGAGAGCATGGACCTGATCACGCCGAATGGCCGCTTCCGCTACTCCCCCACCGACCATTCCGGGCTCTCCCCCGAGTTCATCTCGGTCAACACGGTGAAGAACGGCCAGTTCGTGCCGACCGACTGGGCCAAGGAGCAGCTCACCAAGACCGTCACCGCGGCGGGGTAG
- a CDS encoding ABC transporter ATP-binding protein, with protein sequence MLAVTGVSRSFGGVYAVRDVSLSVADGEVCGIIGPNGAGKSTLFNLITGHLAADRGEISFLGHRVDRLAPHRRARLGMSIVFQAARVFRGMTVRENVMVGMHGRTGAGFVSAALRLPRHRRDERLIATESDAALERVGLAEWADRPADRLPIGQQRALQLARALCARPRLLLLDEPASGLRGQERERLAALVEELRAGGLTILLIEHDVAFVTRLADRLVVLDLGQVIADGPPAEVRADPLVLAAYLGQAS encoded by the coding sequence GTGCTGGCGGTCACCGGGGTATCCCGCTCCTTCGGGGGCGTCTACGCCGTCCGCGACGTCTCCCTGAGCGTCGCGGACGGCGAGGTCTGCGGCATCATCGGGCCGAACGGGGCCGGCAAGTCCACGTTGTTCAACCTGATCACCGGGCATCTGGCGGCCGACCGGGGCGAGATCTCCTTCCTCGGGCACCGGGTGGACCGGCTCGCGCCGCACCGGCGGGCCAGGCTCGGCATGTCGATCGTCTTCCAGGCGGCCCGCGTGTTCCGCGGCATGACCGTCAGGGAGAACGTCATGGTGGGGATGCACGGGCGTACCGGGGCGGGGTTCGTGTCGGCGGCGCTGCGGCTGCCCCGGCACCGGCGCGACGAGCGGCTCATCGCGACCGAGTCGGACGCCGCTCTGGAGCGCGTGGGCCTCGCCGAGTGGGCGGACCGGCCCGCCGACCGGCTCCCCATCGGGCAGCAGCGCGCGTTGCAGCTGGCCCGCGCCCTGTGCGCGCGGCCTCGGCTGCTGCTGCTCGACGAGCCCGCCTCCGGGCTGCGCGGCCAGGAACGCGAGCGGCTCGCGGCGCTGGTGGAGGAGCTGCGCGCGGGCGGACTGACGATCCTGCTCATCGAGCACGACGTCGCCTTCGTGACCCGGCTCGCCGACCGGCTCGTGGTGCTCGACCTCGGCCAGGTCATCGCCGACGGCCCGCCCGCCGAGGTGCGGGCCGACCCGCTGGTGCTCGCCGCCTACCTCGGACAGGCGTCATGA
- a CDS encoding ABC transporter ATP-binding protein, which translates to MIDVRDLVVSYGTATALEHVTLNVGKGEMVALLGPNGAGKSTLANTLAGLLKSASGTVEIGGRLALIPEGRQLFPDLSVADNLALGGWRSGERDPSSVYDLLPQLASLARRQAGVLSGGEQQMVAFGRAMMSRPSVLVVDELSLGLAPNVTADLAGHLAELNRSQGLTVLLIEQNARLAFDLCRRAYVLESGRVVAEGDSADLAGDPKVAGAYLGGAIT; encoded by the coding sequence ATGATCGACGTCAGGGACCTGGTCGTCTCGTACGGCACCGCGACCGCGCTGGAGCACGTCACGCTGAACGTCGGCAAGGGCGAGATGGTCGCGTTGCTCGGCCCGAACGGCGCCGGCAAGTCGACGCTGGCCAACACGCTCGCGGGCCTGCTGAAATCCGCTTCCGGGACGGTGGAGATCGGCGGCAGGCTGGCGTTGATCCCGGAGGGCCGCCAGCTATTTCCGGATTTGTCGGTCGCGGACAATCTGGCGCTGGGCGGCTGGCGCTCCGGCGAGCGCGACCCGTCCTCCGTCTACGACCTGCTGCCCCAGCTGGCTTCGCTGGCGAGGCGGCAGGCGGGTGTGCTGTCGGGCGGCGAGCAGCAGATGGTCGCGTTCGGCCGCGCCATGATGTCGCGCCCGTCGGTGCTCGTGGTGGATGAGCTGTCCCTGGGGCTCGCCCCCAATGTCACCGCCGACCTGGCGGGACACCTGGCGGAGCTGAACCGATCGCAGGGCCTGACGGTGCTGCTCATCGAGCAGAACGCGCGGCTGGCCTTCGACCTGTGCCGGCGGGCTTACGTGCTGGAGTCAGGGCGGGTGGTGGCCGAGGGGGACTCCGCCGACCTGGCCGGCGATCCGAAGGTGGCCGGCGCCTATCTGGGGGGTGCGATCACATGA
- a CDS encoding branched-chain amino acid ABC transporter permease, with the protein MSAFLTYLLNGLAVGCAIALIASGLVVIHRVTGVVNFAQGTFAVVAGLCTSSLLGLGFPHGLSEVTAILVAAVAGLLTGLAAIGKPGVTPLSSLIVTLGVGVLAYAVDIVLWGDQPRSAPGLAGSVTVAGARIQTQHLLVIAVTALTFVALALFFGRTYLGKALTACASNPYAARVVGIDTRRMGLVAFALGGLLGGLAGVLVTPLRPISFDTDVTLIVNGFAAAVFGALTRPVITLLGALLLGVAETMAAGYGYGSHQLEIALGLMIIVMIVQAGRRTAISQEST; encoded by the coding sequence ATGAGCGCGTTCCTCACATACCTGCTCAATGGGCTGGCGGTCGGGTGCGCGATCGCGCTCATCGCCAGCGGCCTGGTCGTCATCCATCGGGTCACCGGCGTGGTGAACTTCGCCCAGGGCACCTTCGCCGTGGTGGCCGGGCTGTGCACGTCGTCGCTGCTCGGGCTGGGCTTCCCGCACGGGCTGAGCGAGGTGACGGCCATCCTGGTCGCGGCGGTGGCGGGGCTGCTGACCGGGCTGGCCGCCATCGGCAAGCCCGGTGTGACCCCGTTGTCGTCGCTGATCGTCACGCTCGGCGTCGGCGTGCTCGCCTACGCGGTCGACATCGTGTTGTGGGGAGACCAGCCGCGCTCGGCGCCCGGTCTGGCCGGCTCGGTGACGGTGGCAGGGGCGCGGATTCAGACGCAGCACCTGCTGGTGATCGCGGTGACGGCCCTGACGTTCGTCGCGCTCGCGCTCTTCTTCGGACGCACCTACCTGGGCAAGGCACTGACCGCGTGCGCGTCGAACCCCTATGCCGCCCGCGTCGTCGGCATCGACACCCGCCGCATGGGGCTGGTGGCGTTCGCGCTGGGCGGGCTGCTCGGCGGCCTCGCGGGGGTGCTGGTGACGCCGTTGCGGCCGATCTCGTTCGACACCGACGTCACGCTCATCGTCAACGGCTTCGCCGCGGCCGTCTTCGGCGCCCTCACCCGGCCGGTGATCACCTTGCTGGGGGCACTGCTGCTGGGCGTGGCCGAGACCATGGCCGCCGGCTACGGCTACGGGTCGCACCAACTGGAGATAGCGCTGGGTCTCATGATCATCGTCATGATCGTCCAGGCCGGCCGCCGCACCGCCATCTCCCAGGAGTCCACATGA
- a CDS encoding branched-chain amino acid ABC transporter permease — MIRLVAGVLVAVVTLALPALLDDSALAVYILLGLAAMVTVGVSLLMGYAGQVSLGQGAFYGVGAYTAALLALSGVPPLAGLIAAPVAAALFALVIGMPLLRLRGHHLAFATLAMQLILLSLAGQLEFTGGDIGLQAIPQFSLGGFEAGSAAAYAYLTWGGLALVMLVTHNVITSRPGRALRALATSETAAASSGIPVGRYKLVVFALSAAFAGLAGGIYCFYTGYVAPGSFPVLISIQYIVMAVVGGLGTIWGAVAGAGAITLLVQGLDGLASLPGMPSYAPSVLSYAVYALVLIVVVLFLPHGLVPAITGRLSRSREEPPVETR; from the coding sequence ATGATCAGGCTCGTGGCCGGCGTGCTGGTGGCCGTCGTGACGCTGGCATTGCCCGCGCTGCTGGACGACAGCGCGCTGGCCGTGTACATCCTGCTCGGCCTGGCCGCCATGGTCACGGTCGGGGTGTCGCTGCTCATGGGGTACGCCGGACAGGTGTCGCTGGGCCAGGGCGCCTTCTACGGCGTCGGCGCCTACACCGCCGCCCTCCTCGCCCTGAGCGGCGTGCCACCGCTGGCCGGGCTGATCGCCGCCCCCGTGGCCGCGGCCCTGTTCGCCCTCGTGATCGGCATGCCGCTGCTGCGGTTGCGCGGCCACCACCTGGCGTTCGCGACCCTGGCCATGCAGCTCATCCTGCTCTCGCTCGCCGGGCAGCTGGAGTTCACCGGCGGGGACATCGGCCTGCAGGCCATCCCGCAGTTCTCGCTCGGCGGGTTCGAGGCGGGCAGTGCGGCCGCGTACGCGTACCTGACCTGGGGAGGGCTGGCGCTGGTGATGCTGGTGACGCACAACGTCATCACCTCGCGGCCGGGCCGCGCCCTGCGGGCGCTGGCCACGAGCGAGACCGCCGCCGCGTCGTCCGGCATCCCGGTCGGGCGCTACAAGCTGGTGGTCTTCGCCCTGTCGGCGGCGTTCGCCGGCCTCGCCGGCGGCATCTACTGCTTCTACACGGGCTACGTGGCGCCGGGCTCGTTCCCTGTGCTGATCTCGATCCAGTACATCGTCATGGCCGTGGTCGGCGGGCTGGGCACCATCTGGGGAGCCGTGGCCGGGGCTGGGGCGATCACGCTGCTCGTGCAAGGACTCGACGGCCTGGCCAGTCTGCCCGGGATGCCGTCGTACGCGCCGAGCGTGTTGTCGTACGCGGTGTACGCGCTCGTGCTGATCGTGGTCGTGCTGTTCCTGCCCCACGGCCTGGTGCCGGCCATCACCGGCCGCCTGTCACGCAGCCGGGAAGAACCTCCCGTGGAGACCCGCTGA
- a CDS encoding cation-translocating P-type ATPase, whose product MLPEPVRSVLPRARRVRACAGGVRIELRNIGGPRTERPARALEERLRSAGAPRAEVNGALGCVFVACDETADVDKFVAVVEELDEGGEPLGDGRVLDGVEQQARAAVGLCLHLAGAGIAMAGALTRAPRLPVAVPSVLALIEHTPWVRGPLEERVGKPVVDTMLATGRVVSATLAVRPLSLLIDSVAAAGRYVDARAGRRAWERREEEFAAEEGAYRHTRAAAATRPAPLPRGPVERYADAAGAATVAAHGLTTIVSHSYQRGVSMLVSGIPKAASLGREAFVSAVARCLAGRGTIVLDRDALRRMDRIDTVVLDAAVLTTGAWTIDSVMPLAPDADLDDLHARLYALLDLADPAARRRRDGWSAAPAPPEDVPERWLEQGLRPVAVARDGVPIAVVGLARELHPLAEAVVAAPQQTCRVVLADADPGLAGRLRVEEVVPGGSRLAASVRALQAEGHGVAVVSRRGRRALRQADLGVGVLDGVRRVPWDADVMGGLDGVHLLLQCLPAARRASVRGVWTAAAGSIAGTGVTLLGPAATAVRRAQLVHNLTVLAALATGEWAGRRIGRAEPPVQADHTPWHAMAVRDVLARLGASPDGLSEAEAERRRTVSIRPVKIGPESLAGETVRELANPLTPVLATGAGVSAAFGSVLDAVLIAGVIVVDALLGGAQRRGVGRALRRLTETTAVRVRLRRAAGEVAAYADDLVPGDVIELRAGDAVPADGRLIQAAGLEVDESPLTGESQLVPKTAAPVAAPAVADRASMVYEGTTVAAGHGLAVIVATGEATEAGRTARLARQEPPPSGVELRLRALSRRILPAAVGSGVVLMLVELLRGSPLTQAVAPAVSMAVAAVPEGLPFVATVAELASAKRLSTRNTLVRNPSTIEALGRVDVLCFDKTGTLTEGHISLRLVSDGQIEQEVEEAAPELRAIVGAALRAGPRFGGGRAIPHPTDRAIVDGAERLGITPQEGLRTWHRVAELPFEPARGYHAVLGRGESGQLLSVKGAPEVVLGQSTNVVVNGQIVPLDLAIRRRLEQEVDRLALRGYRVLAVAERPASSRADLDESRIESLCFLGFLGLADPVRPTAKRSVERLVRAGVQVVMITGDHPSTAEAIAAEIGALDGRRVMTGPELEELDDEVLAKALPDVAVFARVTPEHKARIVTRLRAAGRVVAVTGDGANDVPAIRLADVGVSLGSHAAPATKAAADIVMLDDRIETIIEAIVEGRGMWASVRDALGILLGGNVGEIAFTLGSSLLTGRTALNARQLLLVNLLTDMLPAMAVAIRPPSAASPERLLAEGPEVSLGAALTRDIYLRAVATGVAAGAAWLLARMSGTRGRADTVGLIGLVAAQLLQTLALGGRDRVVVLAALLSLATLVLIVSTPGLSQVFGCRPVGPLGWGIGLGCAATAALLAAMIERSPAE is encoded by the coding sequence ATGCTCCCCGAACCCGTGCGAAGCGTCCTGCCGCGCGCTCGCCGGGTCCGAGCCTGTGCAGGCGGGGTCCGGATCGAACTACGGAACATCGGCGGGCCGCGTACCGAGCGGCCGGCCCGCGCTCTCGAAGAGCGGCTGCGCTCGGCGGGAGCGCCGCGTGCCGAGGTGAACGGGGCGCTCGGCTGCGTGTTCGTGGCCTGCGACGAGACGGCCGACGTGGACAAGTTCGTGGCCGTCGTGGAGGAGCTCGACGAGGGCGGCGAGCCGCTGGGGGACGGTCGTGTGCTCGACGGCGTGGAGCAGCAGGCCCGCGCCGCGGTCGGCCTCTGCCTGCACCTCGCCGGCGCCGGGATCGCCATGGCCGGCGCGCTGACCCGCGCACCACGGCTCCCCGTGGCGGTGCCGAGCGTCCTCGCGCTGATCGAGCACACCCCGTGGGTCCGCGGCCCGCTGGAGGAACGCGTCGGTAAGCCGGTCGTGGACACGATGCTGGCGACGGGCCGGGTCGTTTCCGCCACGCTGGCGGTGCGACCGCTGTCACTGCTGATCGACTCCGTCGCCGCAGCCGGCCGGTACGTCGACGCGCGCGCCGGTCGCCGGGCGTGGGAGCGGCGTGAGGAGGAGTTCGCCGCCGAGGAGGGCGCGTACCGGCATACCAGGGCCGCCGCCGCGACGCGTCCGGCGCCGCTGCCGCGCGGCCCCGTGGAGCGCTACGCCGACGCGGCCGGCGCCGCGACGGTGGCCGCCCACGGCCTGACCACGATCGTCAGCCACAGCTACCAGCGGGGCGTGTCCATGCTGGTCTCAGGCATCCCCAAGGCGGCCAGTCTCGGCAGGGAGGCCTTCGTCAGCGCCGTGGCGCGCTGTCTGGCCGGACGTGGCACGATCGTGCTCGACCGCGACGCCCTGCGCCGCATGGACCGGATCGACACCGTCGTGCTGGACGCCGCCGTGCTCACCACAGGAGCGTGGACGATCGACAGCGTCATGCCGCTCGCCCCCGATGCGGACCTCGACGACCTGCATGCCCGGCTCTACGCGCTGCTCGACCTCGCCGACCCCGCGGCGCGGCGGCGGCGCGACGGGTGGAGCGCGGCGCCCGCGCCGCCGGAGGACGTGCCCGAGCGGTGGCTTGAGCAGGGGCTCCGGCCGGTCGCGGTGGCCAGGGACGGTGTGCCGATCGCCGTGGTCGGCCTGGCCCGCGAGCTCCATCCCCTTGCCGAGGCCGTGGTCGCGGCGCCCCAACAGACGTGCCGGGTGGTGCTGGCCGATGCCGATCCGGGACTGGCCGGGCGGCTGCGGGTGGAGGAGGTCGTGCCCGGCGGGTCGCGGCTGGCCGCGTCGGTGCGGGCGTTGCAGGCCGAGGGGCACGGCGTGGCCGTGGTGTCGCGGCGCGGGCGGCGCGCGTTGCGGCAGGCCGACCTGGGCGTCGGCGTACTCGACGGGGTACGGCGAGTTCCGTGGGACGCCGACGTCATGGGCGGGCTCGACGGCGTGCACCTGCTGCTCCAATGCCTGCCGGCAGCCAGGAGGGCGAGTGTGCGCGGCGTGTGGACGGCGGCCGCCGGGTCGATCGCCGGCACCGGGGTGACGTTGCTCGGTCCGGCCGCGACCGCGGTTCGACGCGCCCAGCTCGTCCACAACCTGACCGTGCTGGCCGCCCTCGCGACCGGGGAGTGGGCGGGCCGGCGCATAGGGCGGGCGGAGCCGCCGGTCCAGGCCGACCACACGCCCTGGCACGCCATGGCCGTCCGCGACGTCCTGGCCCGGCTCGGGGCCTCGCCGGACGGCCTGAGCGAGGCCGAGGCGGAGCGCCGCAGGACCGTCTCGATCCGCCCTGTGAAGATCGGCCCGGAGTCCCTGGCCGGGGAGACCGTGAGAGAGCTCGCCAACCCGCTGACCCCGGTGCTGGCCACGGGAGCGGGCGTGTCGGCCGCGTTCGGCTCGGTGCTCGACGCTGTGCTGATCGCCGGCGTGATCGTGGTGGACGCCCTGCTCGGCGGCGCCCAGCGGCGGGGCGTGGGGCGGGCGCTGCGGCGCCTGACGGAGACCACCGCCGTCCGGGTCCGGCTGCGCCGCGCCGCAGGTGAGGTGGCCGCATACGCCGACGACCTGGTGCCGGGCGACGTGATCGAGCTCAGGGCGGGCGATGCCGTGCCGGCCGACGGGAGGCTGATCCAGGCGGCCGGGCTCGAGGTCGACGAGTCGCCGCTCACCGGCGAGTCTCAGCTCGTGCCCAAGACCGCGGCGCCCGTCGCGGCGCCCGCCGTCGCGGACCGCGCCTCCATGGTGTACGAGGGCACGACCGTCGCGGCCGGGCACGGGCTCGCCGTGATCGTGGCCACCGGCGAGGCGACCGAAGCGGGCAGGACCGCCAGGCTGGCCCGTCAGGAGCCGCCGCCGAGCGGCGTGGAGCTGCGGCTGCGCGCGCTGAGCCGGCGGATACTCCCGGCCGCGGTCGGCTCCGGCGTGGTCCTCATGCTGGTCGAGCTGCTGCGCGGCTCGCCGCTGACCCAAGCCGTCGCCCCGGCGGTGAGCATGGCGGTCGCGGCGGTTCCCGAAGGGTTGCCGTTCGTCGCCACCGTGGCCGAGCTGGCCTCGGCCAAGCGGTTGTCGACCCGCAACACGCTGGTCCGCAACCCGTCCACGATCGAGGCGCTGGGCCGGGTGGACGTGCTCTGCTTCGACAAGACGGGCACGCTCACCGAGGGCCACATCAGCCTGCGCCTGGTGTCGGACGGCCAGATCGAGCAGGAGGTGGAGGAGGCCGCGCCCGAGTTGCGGGCGATCGTGGGCGCGGCGCTGCGTGCGGGGCCGCGCTTCGGAGGCGGGCGGGCCATCCCGCACCCCACGGACCGCGCGATCGTGGACGGTGCCGAGAGGCTGGGCATCACCCCTCAGGAGGGGCTGCGCACCTGGCACCGCGTGGCCGAGCTGCCTTTCGAGCCGGCCCGGGGCTATCACGCCGTCCTCGGCCGCGGCGAGTCGGGGCAGCTGCTGAGCGTCAAGGGCGCTCCGGAAGTGGTGCTCGGCCAGTCCACGAACGTCGTGGTGAACGGGCAGATCGTGCCGCTGGACCTTGCGATCAGGCGGCGGTTGGAGCAGGAGGTGGACCGGCTCGCCCTGCGGGGTTACCGGGTGCTCGCCGTGGCGGAGCGGCCTGCCTCCAGCCGTGCCGATCTCGACGAGTCCCGCATCGAGAGCCTGTGCTTCCTCGGGTTCCTCGGGCTGGCCGATCCGGTGCGCCCGACGGCCAAGCGCAGCGTGGAGCGGCTCGTCCGCGCCGGTGTACAGGTCGTCATGATCACCGGGGACCATCCCAGTACGGCGGAGGCCATCGCGGCGGAGATCGGCGCGCTGGACGGCCGGCGCGTGATGACCGGCCCCGAGCTGGAGGAGCTGGACGACGAGGTCCTGGCCAAGGCGCTGCCGGATGTGGCGGTCTTCGCCCGGGTCACGCCCGAGCACAAGGCGCGGATCGTCACCAGGCTGCGCGCGGCGGGCAGGGTGGTGGCCGTCACCGGCGACGGCGCCAACGACGTGCCCGCGATCCGGCTCGCCGACGTGGGCGTGTCGCTGGGCTCGCACGCCGCTCCCGCCACCAAGGCCGCCGCCGACATCGTCATGCTCGACGACCGCATCGAGACGATCATCGAGGCGATCGTCGAGGGACGGGGCATGTGGGCCTCCGTCCGCGACGCGCTGGGCATCCTGCTCGGCGGCAATGTCGGGGAGATCGCTTTCACGCTCGGATCGAGCCTGCTCACCGGCCGCACCGCGTTGAACGCCCGCCAGCTCCTGCTGGTCAACCTGCTCACCGACATGCTGCCCGCCATGGCGGTGGCCATCCGGCCGCCCAGCGCCGCCAGCCCCGAGCGGCTGCTCGCCGAGGGACCCGAGGTCTCCCTCGGCGCCGCTCTGACCAGGGACATCTACCTGCGGGCGGTGGCCACGGGCGTCGCGGCGGGGGCGGCGTGGCTGCTCGCGCGGATGAGCGGGACGCGGGGCCGGGCCGACACGGTCGGGCTCATCGGCCTGGTGGCGGCCCAGCTGCTCCAGACCCTCGCACTGGGCGGGCGGGACCGGGTGGTGGTGCTGGCCGCGCTGTTGTCCCTGGCCACGCTGGTGCTGATCGTCTCCACGCCCGGTCTCAGCCAGGTCTTCGGCTGCCGCCCCGTCGGCCCGCTCGGCTGGGGGATCGGCCTGGGCTGCGCGGCCACCGCGGCGCTGCTCGCCGCGATGATCGAACGGTCTCCCGCGGAGTAG
- a CDS encoding universal stress protein translates to MARHIVIGVDGSAPATAAVEWAAADAQRRELSLRILHVCEDWPYRVDTTRYCAGTLAAAADRARALTRGVEVTTQLLSGNVVDTLIGESRSADSVVIGSRGLGGFAGMMVGSVSMGVAGHAAGPVVVVRETSVVVHGRVVVGYDGSQHSEAAMRYAVEQARAREVPLHVIYAWQAPVVSTYAAAYGSFLEDAYEQETETAQERVARWRDGNPDVAITDETVVGHPVNFLIEAGGTADLVVVGSRGLGGFASAVLGSVSHAVLHHLRCPVAVVRPGITARKDGQISTARNKGSGDG, encoded by the coding sequence ATGGCCAGACACATCGTGATCGGCGTGGACGGGTCCGCACCGGCGACGGCGGCTGTGGAGTGGGCGGCGGCCGATGCCCAGCGCAGAGAGCTGAGCCTGCGGATCTTGCACGTGTGCGAGGACTGGCCCTACCGCGTGGACACGACACGATACTGTGCGGGAACGCTGGCCGCGGCGGCCGACCGGGCTCGCGCCCTGACCCGCGGCGTGGAGGTGACCACGCAGTTGCTGTCCGGCAACGTGGTCGACACGCTGATCGGCGAGTCCCGCTCGGCCGACAGCGTGGTGATCGGCAGCCGGGGGCTCGGCGGGTTCGCCGGCATGATGGTCGGCTCGGTCAGCATGGGCGTCGCCGGGCACGCCGCCGGTCCGGTGGTGGTCGTACGCGAGACTTCGGTGGTGGTGCACGGACGGGTTGTCGTCGGATACGACGGCTCGCAGCATTCCGAGGCCGCAATGCGCTACGCCGTCGAGCAGGCGCGTGCTCGCGAGGTTCCGTTGCACGTCATCTATGCCTGGCAGGCCCCGGTGGTCTCGACGTACGCCGCCGCGTACGGCAGCTTTCTGGAGGACGCTTACGAGCAGGAGACCGAGACGGCGCAGGAGCGGGTGGCCCGCTGGCGCGACGGGAATCCGGATGTCGCGATCACCGATGAGACGGTGGTCGGCCATCCGGTCAACTTCCTGATCGAGGCGGGCGGCACAGCCGACCTGGTCGTGGTCGGCTCGCGTGGGCTGGGTGGCTTCGCCTCGGCGGTGCTCGGCTCGGTCAGCCATGCGGTGCTGCACCACCTGAGGTGCCCGGTCGCCGTGGTGCGGCCGGGGATTACGGCCCGCAAAGACGGTCAAATCTCTACCGCCCGGAATAAGGGGTCAGGCGATGGATAA
- a CDS encoding MBL fold metallo-hydrolase, with translation MRGRDLDRRMTAVRLSLVGVGAMNSPRYRPAGLLASWQDNRVLLDGGGDAAGGERLDGWLVCDERAELMPQIRHAARGLRMSAGVAVYEAAGVEIVPLPVSHTSHPTYGYLISTDRAQAAWAPEFWVFPAWAAGVDLMFADSAGWDRPIRFAGGVGGHASVIQVARQARDLQVGRLVFAHIGRPSIRAIDRGERPPFGEWGVEGRTYPLG, from the coding sequence ATGCGGGGACGTGACCTGGACCGTCGGATGACGGCCGTGAGGCTCAGCCTGGTGGGGGTGGGGGCGATGAACTCCCCGCGCTACCGCCCCGCCGGGCTGCTGGCCAGCTGGCAGGACAACCGGGTCCTGCTCGATGGGGGCGGCGACGCGGCGGGCGGGGAGCGGCTCGACGGCTGGCTGGTCTGCGATGAACGCGCCGAGCTGATGCCCCAGATCCGCCACGCGGCGCGGGGGCTCCGGATGAGCGCCGGGGTCGCGGTCTACGAGGCCGCGGGCGTGGAGATCGTGCCGCTGCCGGTCAGCCACACCTCCCACCCCACCTACGGCTACCTGATCAGCACGGATCGGGCGCAGGCCGCCTGGGCGCCGGAGTTCTGGGTCTTTCCCGCCTGGGCGGCCGGCGTGGACCTGATGTTCGCCGACTCCGCGGGGTGGGACAGGCCGATCCGCTTCGCCGGCGGTGTGGGCGGGCACGCGAGCGTGATCCAGGTCGCGCGGCAGGCGCGCGATCTCCAGGTGGGGCGGCTGGTCTTCGCCCATATCGGCCGCCCCTCCATCCGGGCGATCGACCGCGGCGAGCGGCCGCCGTTCGGCGAGTGGGGCGTCGAGGGCCGAACCTACCCCCTTGGCTAG
- a CDS encoding DUF397 domain-containing protein, translating into MNEVIDPSWGGWRKSRHSMSNGDCVEVALFTDGRVGLRDSKNPSGGTIVLAAEEFRDLLTDIKQGKI; encoded by the coding sequence ATGAACGAGGTCATCGACCCCAGCTGGGGCGGGTGGCGTAAGAGTCGTCACAGCATGTCCAATGGAGATTGCGTCGAAGTCGCCCTCTTCACGGACGGCCGCGTCGGACTGCGCGACTCCAAGAATCCGTCGGGCGGCACGATCGTCCTGGCCGCCGAAGAGTTCCGGGATCTCCTGACGGATATCAAGCAGGGGAAGATATAG